In Sesamum indicum cultivar Zhongzhi No. 13 linkage group LG1, S_indicum_v1.0, whole genome shotgun sequence, the sequence AATTGGAGTGGTAATGGCAAATAGATGGTCTTTTTCTCAGCAGCAGAACAGCTGTTTTTCAGCTGAAGGTAATGTGCCTCCCTTTCTATGTGTGCTTgaccaccccccaccccctcggccgctgtgtgtgtgtgtgtgtgcagaaGTGTGTTTCTTTTCTTAGTTACTTCTGGGAAGTGATTTTgctgtttatttttatggCGTGAAATTTAAGGAGGTGGAAGGAAGGATCTGTTGTATGGGGAGTTATGGAAGGCTTGTGCAGGTCCATTGGTGGATGTTCCAGTAGTTGGAGAAAGAGTTTACTATTTTCCACAAGGTCATATGGAGCAAGTAAGTTTTGGTTGAAATACCTTGTTTAATTTTCgaaaaaatggaattttgGAGGATATTTTTGGTTCAGATCTTTGTGTGGAAAAGCTCTTGAATTTCCATGTTGTAGGATTCTTTTTGGGTTTGCTTTGATGTTTGAATATATGCTGTTTTTGCTGTTTTCTAGTTGGAGGCTTCCACCAATCAAGAACTGAATCAGAGGAAACCAATGTTCAATCTGCCCCCAAAGATTCTTTGTCGTGTTTTTGACATTCAGCTACTGGTATGCTCCCATTCTAGTTCATTTTTCTAGTTTTTAGTATGATTTCTGAAACTAGTGAATACTATGATGAAGTTGCAGGAAATTGGGGTGTTCTTGATTGATTCACTCTGTTTGGCTTCACAATTAAAGAAGTACAGTTGTAATTAGAAGTTGAAGAGTGAGTAACTTGTGAAAATTTCTCCTATGTAGGCCGAACAAGATACTGATGAAGTTTATGCACAAATTACTTTGATGCCTGAAGCAGATGTAAGAATTTATGTAGTCTTCCTGATTTTACTTTAGGAAAATAATGCTGATTCTTTCTTAGttcataattgaatttttatggttaaactatttttagCAACCTGAACCAACAAGTCCTGATGACGCCCCCGATGAGCCCCCTAGACCTGTAGTTCACTCATTTTGCAAGGTGTTGACAGCCTCTGATACAAGCACCCATGGTGGATTCTCAGTCCTTAGGAAGCATGCTAACGAGTGCCTCCCTTCATTGGTATGATTCCGTTTTTCTCCTTGATGCTcatcttttctaatttcatcCCTTGGGTCCATATGTACTTGTTTTTTCTGAATAACTTTCGTCGTATTTTCATCATGGCTGTTTTGTGCATCAGGATATGACCCAGCAGACGCCAACTCAGGAACTGATAGCCATGGATCTGCATGGGATTGAATGGCATTTTAAGCACATATTTCGAGGTGAccttatgtgtatatatttacttttctaatatgaaataatttgttttctctAGATCTTGTTATAGATTTATCAATCTAATATGAAAGAATTGGTTAACAATGAACGCCAATAAATGGGGCATGTGAGTGGtcaaatatatgataaataagatACGTAAGTTCCTTGCCTGGTAGTTGACATGTAACCAATGCACATAAAACAGGTCAGCCTCGAAGGCATTTGCTCACAACGGGATGGAGTACATTTGTTACTTCAAAGAGACTAGTTGCTGGGGATTCTTTTGTGTTTCTTAGGTACCAATGCTTCACTTACACAACCCCATGATATATGATGTCTCTCAAAAATGTTGTTTCCGTATTCAAACTTGACATTGCACaactttattgttttttagGGGAGAGAGTGGGGAGTTACGTGTCGGGGTTAGGCGCCATGCTCATCAACAGAGTTCAATGCCATCGTCGGTGATTTCAAGTCAGAGCATGCACCTGGGAGTGCTTGCAACGGCATCTCATGCTGTTTTAACTCGAACTCTGTTTGTTGTTTATTACAAGCCAAGGTTTGATGTATTGTTCTCCTTTTATGCTACCTGGATGAGGTTTCTCCATGGCCAGACATTTTCGGATTATAATCTTGTATATGCACTTTTGAACCTTATAGAACAAGTCAGTTCATCATAGGACTGAACAAATATCTAGAAGCTGTTAGCCGCAAATTTGGAGTTGGGATGAGATTCACGATGCGCTTTGAGGGGGAGGATTCTCCCGAGAGGAGGTTTTTTCAGTATACATTAGCTGATTCTTTTACTCATTCTCCTTTCAGAAAATGGCAGCCTGAATTGCTAAGATTTCTCTATTCATTTCCTGAGCAATCAGGTTTTCAGGTACAATTGTTGGGGTGGAGGATATTTCTCCTCACTGGGAAGATTCTAAATGGCGATCTTTGAAGGTCAGTGTATTTGCTAATATCCTTTGCTGGCATCTCAACGTTACTATTCAAAGACTGAAATTTTTTCCCATTTCTCCCAATATTCCTAGGTCCAATGGGATGAACCTGCATCCATTCCAAGACCAGAAAGGGTTTCTCCTTGGGAGATAGAACCATTTTCAGTGTCTGTCCCCACCAGCCTGGTTCAGCCACCAACAATGAAGCATAAGAGACCCCGTCCTCGTGTTGAAATCCCAGTTTCTGGTTGGATTTGGCATTCAAAATACTTTTCTTTTGTGCATTCTCCTTTTGGGTCAATAATTTAGAGCtagtttatttgttattacAATGACTGTAGAGGCAGGATGGCAATCTTCACCTCGTGTAAATGCTTCTCCAAATCTGATTGCTGATGAGACGGAAGAAAACAGAAGTGCATCAGCTTTGTCTGTTATTTCAAACCAGTCGGCTCCAAACTCGGCAAAACTGAGTAATAGCCCTGTTCCTTGCCAGAAGGAAAGTAAATCAGATACCGTTGCAACATGCAGATTGTTCGGGGTCGACTTGAACAGTCCTTCACTAGTGCCTCCTCATGAGAACGCTTCTCTAAAACCAGCCGATGCACCACAAGATGCTGAAGTATATATTCCAAGTGTGCTGTTATCAGGTGATTTGGAGCAGAAATCTAGTGTTTCGAGGGATTCAAAAGAACCACCGAAGAAAGGCCAGTTGCAAGTTCCAACAAAGGATGTTCAGAGCCGACAGAGTCACTCCACCAGAAGTCGCACCAAGGTATTTGATGAGTCACTCAAAGGTTGAATTTGGatcttattttcttaataaaggTTACAACAGTAACTGAGAAATAATAATTGCCTTGAACGACAAATTAACCGAATTTGTGTATTTGGCACAAATAAGGTACAAATGCATGGGGTTGCAGTTGGTCGTGCAGTGGACTTGACCACATTGAACGGGTATGATGAGCTTATAACCGAACTTGAAGAAATGTTCGAAATTAAGGGAGAGCTACGGCCCCGAAATAAATGGGAAATCGTCTTTACAGACGATGAAGGAGATACGATGCTTGTGGGAGACGATCCATGGCCGTAAGTAGATGACATTTGATTGAAATCATCATTTTAAACTAGTTCGTTCATGTGCTTGACAATGTACAATCTTTGTGCAGAGAATTCTGCAACATGGTTCGAAGAATTTTCATCTGTTCTAACCAGGAcgtgaagaaaatgaaaggaagcAAGCTCCCCTTACCATCTGCAGAATGTGAAGACTAAATCAATCTTGTCTGCTGCTTCCCTTTCGTTATACCTCTTTTCCTTGTTTGAAGTCTATTTTCGTTTTCAAGAAACGGAGCCAGTTTTGTTCTGCTGGAAATTGCGTGAACACTATTTGGTTTGTGGCGGGACGACCCTTAGTTTATCCGCTTAATAATCATAGAGACTAGTTTTGCGAATACTTTGATGGACGATTATCAGGGCAACTATCCAAGTAGGCTTTAGATTCTGTTCATATTAGGGGGGGTGTTCCTGGTGTAATCGGGACGAGACTAAGACCGTCTCATCCTCTACATGTAAATATACCTGTGTCTGATTTCTGGTACTGAAATTAGAGGCTTTTCTTGCATGTGAATCTGTAATGGTTCATTCAAGCAAAAGAGTACTGTTGATGCTGATTTTCATGGATGTGCATAAATTTTCTTCATCTGTATTGTTATGTCTCTCTGAGGTGACTCGATTTGTCTGAACTGATTGTCCTCTTGACTGTTGAGTTTCACTAATGTTCCACTTTTCTGAGATGGTATTGgactatcttttattttatttcacatataCACGTAGACGTCAGgtgatagtaatttttatgacgtgtatattaaattttttaattaaaatagtcttaatattttttcctaggGACAAGCCCACTATTTCATCAATTAGGCTATTCTAGGAAAATAtgcaatattaaataatttagctataaaaaatcaaataaaaattaatatttgaattttaaacattatttttttaaaaaataacattatacAATCAGCATAAGATTAAGTTTAGTTAAGTGAAGGTCTGAATAATGGGTATATGAAAGATATTATGGGCCTGAGCAgattaaaatccaaattttgGGCCGAATTTGGAAGCACAAAATCATATTGGGCCAAGCAGTCTTTCTTGCTCAATCAAACACGGGTCAGAAATGTGAATGCTCCACCAACCCGATTCGGATCCATTTACTGTAATTCAGCTCCCTTTCTTGTGCAGAAAGCAGAGCATAACCTTGAGTCATCGAGGAAAAACCCTCAGAAATTTTGGGGAAAATACAgaagtagagagagaaagtaagagagagagagagagagatggatcCGAAAATCACCGAGGTGTCGCAAGTCTTCGAGCGATTCAAAGCGGCATTTGTACGGAAGGATTTTGATACTTGTACCAGCCTACTCTCCCAGCTCAAGGTACGGCCTCAATTTCTcagaaattcataatatttgttttccgTTAATGGTTTATTGAAACTGGAGATCGTTAACTGCTCGCTCTTATCCGTTGTGATATACTGTGATTAAATAGTGTTACCTGATTGAAAGCCCTAGTTTTTCTCTTCGTTTTATACGTATTTGGATTTTGGATAAGTTGAAATGACTGATAGGGAATCGAGTTATGTGCCGTTCACGACATATTTACCTGTCCAGTAATAAGAATTGTTGGTAAGATGTGCGGAGGAATTTAGATCCGTAGATTTGacttgtttttcatttttgataGTGCCATTATGAATCTGTGAAATTGAAGAGGCAATTTCGAGTTTTTCTGAGAGGTGGAGTGAAGTCCACGGCTTCAAGTTTGAAGGAAGTAGATGGCTTATGCCAGAAAtcatagaaaagaaaatggggTTTGTTCGATAAGTCCTTCTGTATTTGAGCTGGcacttaattaaatctaactcaAAAAACTCCTAATCATATGATATTTAGGTGCCGAAAGTTCTTGTCAGCCTTTGTTTCTTGTCCTCTGGAGACATGGGGATAAAGGGAAATGGTGGAGGAGCAAAAAGTGGATgcttaaaaattttcttattgtaaATGAACTAATGGAATGGAAAGAAAGTCTCTGCAaccaaaattgatgaaaataattacTGAGAACTAGGACATGGTTCTCTGTGGTCATTTGAGAAGTTAGTAATTCTATATGCTCAAATGGGAAATGTTTAAGTTTGGTTTCGTGATAAATGACTTAGAGGAAAGAAAGAAGTCTCTGAGAGGGAGGTAGtatttgatctttttcaatttaggcCTGAAGAAGGGCTATGGTAGAGAAGATGAGAAAACTCAGAATCCATGTAGTTGACCTAGATTAGTGTGGACTATGGATTCTGTTTTGTTGGTTTCTTAGCTACTAGTCTCGACTTGGTGGATGTGTGAGTTGAACTTTGTTCTGTTTGTATGGGAAAGTTATAAATGTTTGAAACCTAACTTGAGATTGATGTCTGTTGGTGTATGCTGCTACTGATTATATACTTGTTCTTGTAGGTTTTACTGACGGGTTTCAAGAgtttacctccattatttgaAGAAACACCAAATGCCATCCATGAATTAACACTAGCAagtaaatactaatttttaactGTGTGATATCTTTTTGATAGTTCTTATTATTACCTTTGAGGGTATTTTCTTCCTTTCCCTAAATTTGACCATTTTCAGGGGACATATATGAGCATGCAGTTGTTCTCAGTGTGAAGACTGAGGACCAGGATGCTTTTGAGAGGGACTTTTTCCAACTGAAGCCTTACTATACAGATTCTCGGTAATTATCCATGTCTAGTAGTTGCTCTTTCAATGTGTTGTATTGACTACTACTGTTGCCAAGAAAAGGCTGGGAATTGTGTTCATATTTGTTGTTCAAGATCTTGTTCCacatttgattatatatgtttacttCTACAAACTTCGT encodes:
- the LOC105159235 gene encoding auxin response factor 9; protein product: MANRWSFSQQQNSCFSAEGGGRKDLLYGELWKACAGPLVDVPVVGERVYYFPQGHMEQLEASTNQELNQRKPMFNLPPKILCRVFDIQLLAEQDTDEVYAQITLMPEADQPEPTSPDDAPDEPPRPVVHSFCKVLTASDTSTHGGFSVLRKHANECLPSLDMTQQTPTQELIAMDLHGIEWHFKHIFRGQPRRHLLTTGWSTFVTSKRLVAGDSFVFLRGESGELRVGVRRHAHQQSSMPSSVISSQSMHLGVLATASHAVLTRTLFVVYYKPRTSQFIIGLNKYLEAVSRKFGVGMRFTMRFEGEDSPERRFSGTIVGVEDISPHWEDSKWRSLKVQWDEPASIPRPERVSPWEIEPFSVSVPTSLVQPPTMKHKRPRPRVEIPVSEAGWQSSPRVNASPNLIADETEENRSASALSVISNQSAPNSAKLSNSPVPCQKESKSDTVATCRLFGVDLNSPSLVPPHENASLKPADAPQDAEVYIPSVLLSGDLEQKSSVSRDSKEPPKKGQLQVPTKDVQSRQSHSTRSRTKVQMHGVAVGRAVDLTTLNGYDELITELEEMFEIKGELRPRNKWEIVFTDDEGDTMLVGDDPWPEFCNMVRRIFICSNQDVKKMKGSKLPLPSAECED